A window of Deltaproteobacteria bacterium CG2_30_66_27 contains these coding sequences:
- a CDS encoding histidinol-phosphate transaminase, translating to MTVVFRRNIGRMKGYVPGEQPRERDFIKLNTNENPYPPSPKVRKAILREVGEPLRLYPDPGSAALRRQAALTYGFDLPGVIAGNGSDDLLAMIARAFVGEGDLLACPVPTYTLYDTLVRIQGGKLAGVPYPDDYSLPRGLAAKKARVTIVANPNSPSGTAVPVRALAELADAVPGLLVIDEAYADFADETALALARERRNVIVLRTLSKSFSLAGMRIGLGFASPRIIEGLDKVRDSYNLNRLSIAAGTAALSDIGWMERNAARIRKTREALAAALPGVGFTPFPSRSNFLLARRTRGGSARPVYEALKRRKILVRYFDTPRLAGCLRITVGTDEEVAALLDAMKAIR from the coding sequence ATGACCGTCGTCTTCCGGCGAAACATCGGCCGGATGAAGGGGTACGTCCCCGGCGAGCAGCCCCGGGAGCGCGACTTCATCAAGCTGAACACGAACGAGAACCCGTACCCCCCGTCGCCGAAGGTTCGCAAGGCGATCCTCCGGGAGGTCGGAGAACCGCTCCGCCTCTACCCCGATCCCGGGTCCGCCGCGCTGCGGCGCCAGGCCGCCCTTACGTACGGCTTCGACCTGCCGGGGGTGATCGCGGGGAACGGCTCGGACGACCTGCTGGCGATGATCGCGAGGGCGTTCGTGGGTGAGGGAGACCTCCTCGCGTGCCCCGTGCCAACCTACACGCTCTACGACACCCTCGTCCGCATCCAGGGGGGAAAACTCGCCGGAGTTCCGTACCCGGACGACTACTCCCTTCCCCGGGGCCTCGCCGCGAAAAAGGCGCGGGTGACGATCGTCGCGAACCCGAATTCGCCGTCGGGGACCGCCGTGCCGGTCCGCGCGCTCGCGGAGCTGGCCGACGCCGTTCCCGGCCTGCTCGTCATCGACGAGGCGTACGCCGACTTCGCGGACGAAACGGCCCTCGCGCTCGCGCGGGAACGGCGGAACGTGATCGTCCTGCGGACGCTCTCCAAGTCGTTCTCCCTGGCGGGGATGCGGATCGGGCTCGGGTTCGCTTCCCCGCGGATCATCGAGGGGCTGGACAAGGTGCGCGACTCGTACAACCTGAACCGGCTGTCGATCGCCGCGGGGACGGCCGCGCTCTCGGACATCGGGTGGATGGAACGGAACGCGGCGAGGATCCGGAAGACGCGCGAGGCCCTGGCGGCGGCCCTTCCCGGGGTGGGGTTCACGCCGTTTCCGTCGCGGAGCAACTTCCTCCTCGCCCGGCGTACGCGAGGAGGATCGGCCCGGCCGGTCTACGAGGCCCTGAAGCGCCGGAAGATCCTCGTGCGGTACTTCGACACCCCGCGGCTCGCGGGGTGCCTCCGCATCACCGTGGGAACGGACGAGGAGGTCGCGGCGCTCCTCGACGCGATGAAAGCGATCCGTTAG